Proteins co-encoded in one Waddlia chondrophila WSU 86-1044 genomic window:
- the lptB gene encoding LPS export ABC transporter ATP-binding protein, translating to MSEQHVLTVQNLVKTYSGRRVVNDLSFYVDAGEIVGLLGPNGAGKTTAFYMTVGLIRPEKGKVVFKGEDVTRVPMHKRARMGMGYLAQEPSVFRSLTVEQNVMCILENLSLKKSERKLRLEELLEELHLTRLAKKKAAALSGGERRRLEITRALVTRPTFLLLDEPFANIDPISVQEVKELISHLSSKGISILITDHNAREIFSVVDRSYLVADGKVMVSGSVEQLISNEEAKKTYLGADFKL from the coding sequence CTTGTGAAAACTTATAGCGGCCGCAGAGTTGTCAACGATCTGTCCTTTTATGTGGATGCCGGTGAAATTGTCGGCCTTTTGGGGCCGAACGGAGCAGGTAAGACAACAGCATTTTACATGACTGTAGGGCTGATCCGTCCCGAAAAAGGAAAGGTCGTCTTTAAAGGCGAGGATGTGACGCGTGTGCCGATGCACAAGAGGGCGCGCATGGGAATGGGATATCTTGCGCAAGAACCTTCAGTTTTTCGCAGTCTTACGGTTGAGCAGAATGTGATGTGCATTTTAGAAAATCTCAGTTTAAAGAAAAGTGAGCGAAAGTTACGGCTGGAAGAGTTATTAGAGGAGCTTCATTTAACGCGGTTGGCGAAAAAAAAGGCGGCAGCGCTTTCGGGAGGCGAGAGAAGGCGCTTGGAAATTACGCGGGCTTTGGTCACGCGGCCAACATTTCTGCTTCTCGATGAGCCGTTTGCCAATATCGATCCCATTTCTGTCCAAGAGGTAAAAGAGCTCATCAGCCACCTATCTTCAAAAGGGATCAGTATTTTGATCACAGACCACAATGCACGGGAAATTTTCAGCGTTGTTGATCGCAGTTATCTTGTTGCGGACGGAAAAGTGATGGTTTCAGGCTCTGTCGAGCAATTGATTAGTAATGAAGAGGCAAAAAAAACATATCTTGGTGCAGATTTCAAGTTATGA
- the ndk gene encoding nucleoside-diphosphate kinase, whose amino-acid sequence MLKKLIFTAAILFAPLFAQVEQTLSIIKPDAVQGHHIGEIIQIFEGNGLQVAAIKMVRMSKNDAMEFYEVHKDRPFYEQLTNFMHAGPVVAMVLEGENAVAKNRQLMGETNPENAKPGTIRYRFAKSVQSNAVHGSDSLENAKKEIAFFFNRQEIHTR is encoded by the coding sequence ATGTTAAAAAAATTGATCTTCACAGCAGCCATCTTATTTGCTCCCCTTTTTGCTCAAGTAGAGCAAACTTTATCCATTATCAAACCCGATGCCGTCCAAGGCCATCATATCGGAGAAATCATTCAGATTTTCGAGGGAAACGGCCTACAGGTTGCAGCAATCAAAATGGTGCGGATGTCAAAAAACGATGCAATGGAATTTTATGAAGTGCACAAGGACCGCCCTTTTTACGAACAACTGACAAACTTTATGCATGCAGGCCCAGTTGTTGCGATGGTACTGGAGGGAGAAAATGCAGTTGCCAAAAACCGCCAGCTAATGGGCGAAACCAACCCTGAAAACGCCAAACCAGGAACGATTCGCTATCGATTCGCAAAAAGCGTTCAGAGTAATGCCGTGCATGGATCAGATTCTCTTGAAAACGCAAAAAAAGAGATTGCGTTTTTCTTTAATCGACAAGAAATTCACACCAGATAA
- a CDS encoding IS1 family transposase (programmed frameshift): MNPSCPKCESTAVKKNGHIHNGKQNHRCLVCGRQFVLDPQQKIITDQTKSEVRQALLERVSLEGICRIFSVSMPWLLSFIQQIIYELPDDLNATVVKDYKDFEVAIIELDEQWSYVGNKKNQQWLWLAFHSASRQVLAMHVGKRDKRAAEALLAKLPEDLKKKPFFYSDKFSVYYEVLPWKQHQAVGKNSGKTSYIERFNNTLRQRCSRLVRKTLSFSKKLANHIGMIQYFICDYNKRMALLV; this comes from the exons ATGAACCCATCGTGCCCTAAATGCGAGTCAACCGCGGTAAAAAAGAATGGACATATCCACAATGGAAAACAAAATCATCGTTGCCTTGTTTGCGGCCGCCAATTTGTTCTAGACCCCCAACAAAAAATTATTACAGATCAAACTAAAAGTGAGGTCCGTCAAGCACTTCTGGAAAGAGTTTCTTTAGAAGGCATCTGTAGAATTTTCAGTGTGAGTATGCCCTGGTTATTGAGCTTTATACAACAGATAATTTATGAGTTGCCCGACGATTTAAACGCTACTGTGGTCAAGGATTATAAGGATTTTGAAGTGGCAATTATAGAGCTTGATGAACAGTGGAGTTATGTCGGAAATAAGAAAAATCAGCAATGGCTTTGGTTGGCGTTCCATTCGGCTAGCAGGCAGGTTTTGGCAATGCATGTAGGAAAAAGGGATAAGAGAGCTGCCGAAGCATTATTAGCAAAACTTCCTGAGGATTTAAAAAAAAAAC CCTTCTTTTACTCTGATAAGTTCTCTGTGTACTACGAAGTCCTTCCTTGGAAGCAACACCAGGCAGTCGGAAAAAATTCAGGAAAAACGAGTTACATTGAAAGATTTAACAACACCTTGAGGCAAAGATGTTCGAGGCTGGTTAGGAAAACCCTGTCATTTTCAAAAAAATTAGCCAACCATATTGGTATGATTCAGTATTTCATTTGTGATTACAACAAAAGGATGGCATTACTTGTTTAG